The Cicer arietinum cultivar CDC Frontier isolate Library 1 chromosome 1, Cicar.CDCFrontier_v2.0, whole genome shotgun sequence genome contains the following window.
TACTCTCATTTTTTCTGGTTGCATTTAGTTCACAACAACTTCTGGATATATTTTAGTGGCCTAGTTGTTAAATTggtcaaatgaattttttaaatttaacattatttaatttacttttttctatttttattttattaattttttaaatcaacaaACTCAATATGGTATCAGAGGTTTAATCATTCcgctattttttttaagataaaaaattagatttttttctctataatttaattggtttattgttaattttttatttaatttttacataatttgtacatttttttttcactctTCCTCAATTCAAAACTTTATCGGTTTGCTTccaccaattttttattttatttttttcttaagttTCAAATTAGAATTACCTCACAATGATatgatagaaaataaaaattcatcaaacaaTGAGCATTGAGAACaacatatttatcaataaaactTTATTAAAATCTAATACTACTTCAATGATTTGATATCGATTTTGTTTTAATAGCAACAAGTCTCAATTTTGATTGAGTTGAAAAAGtcgaatatttaaaaaaagtttaagattatatttttttatttagtaccctactcattttattataagtaaatattagAAATTAGTAATACTAACTTTATGGAGTTTGAACCGTCCCACTTTTTTGATATTCTTTGTATGTCTCTTAGTTATTTAAATGAGTTATTGGGGAGCTCCTTATGTTAGTATTTATTGTAACATTTCACATTATATAAACTTGTATAGATAGACAAGGCCTCTGTACTTGGTGAAGCTATTAATTACGTTAAACAACTTAAAGGACGCATAGCAATTCTGGAGCAACAAAGTAATAATAAGAGTAAGAGGACAAAATGTACCAAATCCATAATCTCTTTTACCCAATCTCAATATCATCCAcctaatcataatcataatttgGACTCCAATCAAGTGCTCCCTCAAATCGAAGCCATATGCATAGAGTCAGAAAAGGAGGTACTATTTATTAGAATCCAATGTGAGAAATGTAAAAGCATTTTGTTCACACTATTGGTCATACTTCAAAATATGCACCTCTCTATTTCAAGTAGCAGTGTACTTCCATTTGGTAAAAATACCCTCAACATTGCCATCATTGCTAAGgtaaaacaattaattttgtctttcaattattattatttttttaaaatagtcaattttattaataatttttttaatattaatgtgATTAAACATATTTCACAGATGGGGGAGGAATACAAAATAACAGGGGAAGAATTGGTGAAAAAGTTGAGACAAGATCTTATGGAGTTATATGAAATGCAACATCATGTGATTCATGCTAGTGTATCAAAAGAATTATAGTTCTTATTTGGAATGGTAAAGGATGAATGTggacaaaaaaaaagttcaattaaGATTCAAATTTGGGTATCTTAGTGTTGTTGGGGTTTGGTTACTTACTTTCTAGTTGTTATATTGATGTTTTAGGAATCTATAACAATGAATGGTTGAAGATTTATTTTGAACATATTTAATTGAACTCGTGTTAATTTCTCTTTTTATGGAAGAGATTTATATTCTGAGTGGTCACACTAAACAAATGATTAGATATATGCATATTTGGACGTTGGAATATATAACATGTAcatatgtttaaaaatttaacttttgatGCTCAACTTTCCAAATAGTGTTACTAATTCATCCGTAAAAGCTGCACCTCCTCCTCATGTGCACAAGGACCCCCCTCTGTTAGGTAGCTGATATCTTCCCATAAATCAATGCATTTTGAAGGACTTTTTGgaatttcacatttttttaagtTCAAATTTGTATGAAAAACATTATTGAAAGTGTAATTTTGATAGTTTTGTTTGTACTAGTAAACAAAATTGGAGGTTGAattagtaattatttttttaattttaatactttAGGAAATATTTGAGTTACCCCAATATTGTTTTCAACTTGAATTGTTTATAGAAGCATAGAAGTGGTATAATAATAATCAAGAGAAAATTTGGGGTAGCAATTATAATGCTACTTAGATGGCCAAATGTTGTCTGACTCAATTATAATGCTACTTAACAATTAATAGTTTTAACAGATAATAGATCAACTTTGCAAAGTTTAATTCAACCTAATTTCTGATCACACATGACCTATTTTTTAggacatcaatttttttaattagtgtATGTGTATACATctatattaaaattatcaattatatactTAATAGTTAGAAATTTTCGGTGAAAACAATGTAGGTTAgaaattatcaattattttaaagttagaaatttaaaaaataaacaactggacataaataataaaaagcaAGATATTTTCGGtgaaaacaatgaaaatgaagatgaTTTGTAATAGAGTTGATTGCTCTAATTAATGATGTAGGTTGTAATGAAAATAAAGGTATACTGCTTTTGCTAATGAAGgagtctattttatttttttgaagatttatgatttaagaaaatgaaataacCTTAAAAGTAATCTAAGAGGTAAATtgctaaaaaaatatcttaaaataaatatactaagCGAGAATGTCCTCAAGATATTGTTAGTCGATATTTCTCATCATCACACtatatttgttgttgttttaatgAAGAAGATCGAGATAGAAACCAACTAATTTATTCAaaagaattttgatatattttttgttgtaaattaCTTGATAGAAGTCATAATAAATAAAGGTTTTAATGATTAGATACACTtttgaaaaagatttaaaaaacacaaatttaacGGTGTACTCATAAATTTTATGAGTGAATAGATTTCAGAAAAACATGACAATTAATAAGCATATTCAAGAGCTTATAAGAAACGAAGAAgaacaatgaaaaaaatattttactcaaGATAGTTTATGTtgttacatattaattttacttataatatataatttagctTTTCATGGAACAAATGAGAAATTCAATgtagaaaatagtaaaaaaatattatattattaaaatgattgttgatgagatcatGTCATATAAAAGAACATTGACTGCATCAAACAtaatgattttcatatattaatatcTATTAGTTAGATGGATGTTGTTGCGAGTATGAGATGTTACTACTGCAACtttgaattgataaaatatttataattaattttgttggaactcatttataattttggATTCATCTATACTTTTGAATGTTTACGTAATCTTTAAATTTTCTTAATTccacaatattttattttagttgatgttATATTGAAACAATAAATAGCTTTTTGTATATCTTGTATGTTGAATACTACCAGTATTTGATAATCAATATTTGTCTATTTGATAAGACAAAAAATATTAGCTTATAGTGTATAAGTTCCTATGATCAAAGTGCATAAATTTTGTAACAATTATTCTCTTACGAATTTATAGTGTCTTTTGATATATTAGTTCAAGTTACATTTGAATTTATGgcgttttattttttttcaattcattttaatttttattatcttaataaaaatatattaaataataaaaaaaaatattttttgtcattctatagttataaattaattcaacgATAATTTTacgaaatattttaaattcaatcaattcaaatCAAGTAGCATATTTACTATTATGTGTTTAGTGTTGTAAGTTCATCCACTATAAATTAatcattcattcattatttTTCACCAAACAAAGCTTAtatacatgaaaaaaaaatcactcataatttgtatttaaaatcTTAGGATGTCCCTAATAGAAATACAACATTCGAACTCCTGAACTCTCATTCCAATTTGAAcctaaacatataaaaatagtttaacgGACACACgttattaatgtaaaaaaattttaaataaatattgaataaaaactATGTAAGTTTAGTTTTAAAACACCCACAAAAGGAtgaatttttaatgtaaaactaattttatgttcccaaaaatgaaagaaataatACATCACATCTTATCGAAGTTTATAATGTGTTATATTAAATCTCtaataattgtgttttaaaagTGGGAAAACATATGAAAAAGGAGGTGAAAATATCATATCAACTTTTACAACTTATTTGTCCCACTTTTTGTTCCACTTCTAGAAACGAAGCAGTGTAAACGTGAACAAAGTCGAATATCcttttccaaaataaaaaaggttTAAAGTGTTCGTTCACATGTTTTTTGTCCACTGTCTCTTACTCGTGGGCTTTTGGGCTAGCTAGTCCAGAATCAAGATATGCAAATTCTATCATGCTTTCGCAATTTCCAGTTTCACCTTTTTGCTTctctaaattctttttttttattcatattataaagtttttattaatcTGTTCGAATTTATTTACGTATACATATTTTAATCATACTGGATCAAATTTTTGGGAAATAATTACtaataaaagaacaaaaataataaaaacaaacaatattttaatcgattattttcatcCCTCTCCTtctatatttttcataaaataagaaatattgtTTATgctgttaatatatatatatatatattgattgatAGCCGGTCTGAACCGGAGCTGATCCAACGGGTCACATATATGTTGATACAGGTGACAAATATGACGAATTTCCATAATaggaaacaaaaatataaacacAGGTGTCAATTAGAACAGTTATGATGCATTTATATGCATCGTCCGTAGTAATTAATTCAATCTTATTTTCATCATTCTTCAATCTTCTTCTCTCTACTCTTATCCACAATACATAACATAACCCACTTTCTCCATGGACCAATCATGCCAAAATTCCCCTCTTCATTtggtaatttattttcataaaccattccatttcattttttttatgttcatAATTATATCTCGCatataaattaacaatcataatttcataaaccctaattttaatttttcaataaactaTTGCAATAGGAAGTGTGTGATTTGGAGAATATGGCAGAACAGTGTCAAAATAgtattgatgatgatgatgagttCTTAAGAAACATATTCCTTCAACAACCTGAAGAAGCAAAGTCATCTTCTGAAAGTGAAAATCAATTACAATATCTGCAACTACAGAACAACAACAATAGATCAGAGAAAAGGGTTCACAATTCAAAGATGACAACTCCGAGAACATTCATAATCTCTTTTGATAAATCCACAATAATACCAGCAGCAACAGTAGAAGTTGAAGAAGAACCTAATAAACGAATGGAGAGAAGAAGTGGTTCAAAATTACCTAATTCGCCTTTgtcagaaaataaaaaaagtatggATTCAAAATCAAAAGCAAATCAAGGAGGAAAGAAAAGCAGAAGCGATTCTCAGTATTTGGATCATATTATAGCAGAGAGAAAACGGAGATTGGAACTTACACAGAAGTTCATTGCACTTTCTGCCACCATACCTGGCTTGAAGAAGGtaattttttattcacttttttatatcaaatcatcaaatatattacattttctattttatcattATGTTTTATCTCTATCTCTTGGAAAATTCTaccaactattttttttattaattaattgcatcactgattattttttgtaattactCCCTCCTACttatgaatattaatttaacaaaaacagttatcttaaaataaataaatgttattcaCCATTTTCAATACACTACTTTatctaaaatgaaattaataatttgatcagatattagtttaatatatatttaatattcaatttatttattttgttttcaacaATCAACTTAATCATATCATTGCCTCAATTAttaagtttgaaaaaaaatttatatatagacAAATTGCCATCAATTAAATTTGGTCTATTGTAGTATTTATTTACTTGGTCCAGTGTAGCATTTTAATATCAATCATATTATTGTCTTAATcataaaacttaaataaaaaattatatataagcgAGGCGTCAACTATTAAACTTGTTAACTTAATTCATCTTAGTATTTGTTTATCAATTTTGAATTGGATTTTTGAACTTTCATGttaattttagtgtattttacaaaatcaatgattaaaataaattaataaacttaaataaaaaagttgattAAAAGAGGTATAAACAAAATGACTAATAGTAAGAGAATTCAAATGTAGGGAATCCTTGTCCTTATCTGTACTCACATTTCGTTCAGACTGAAAACACTTGGATAGTGCGCCATAGACAAGGATGGGTGAAGAAACGTGTCTAAAATAAAACAGTGACAAAAATGTTGAAATATgtgatcattattttttatttaaatagactaaCAATGAGtagtttatttctttgattacaTTAAAAGATTGTGAGTAACTCATGCGTTGATGTCTAATTTTGAACTTAGTTGTTGTGTGTAAgttttatgataatattttttttaatattattaaaatatacttatgatatatatatatatatatatatatttaaagttgTCAAATAGATTTTAACCCAAATTTTACATCATATcatttgacttttattttgtcactttttatattaattttcaaatactctagtagataaattatttaagaaaaaactCAGTTTGGTTTCAATACTCTTGCATctctgtatttttttatatacaaaaaatttcgaaaataaaatttcaattataaaattgtctcttatttattatatataatgaaaatttaaaaaacaaaattttcaactcataaatatttatgtttatatttggtaaataataattttatttaacaatggtaattaataacatgaaaaggatcatgaattaatttattgaataatatgaatttggcataaataaaaaaattgatagacGGACAAGACCACAATACTTGGCGAAGCAATCAGTTATGTGAAAGTACTTAAAGAACGTGTGAGGGAGCTTGAGGAACGAAACAAGATGAAGACAGAATCAACAATAATCCTGAATAAGAATGATTTTTGttcaaatgacacaaatttaGAGGATTGGTGTGAATTGCTCCCTGATGTTAAAGTAAGAGTGTTGGAAAATGAGGTACTTATTGAGATCCACTGTGAGAAGCAAAATGGAATTGAGATCAAAATATTGGACTTGCTTGAAAATAATCTTCATCTGCTTGTGACTGCCAGCAGTGTATTGCCTTTTGGTAATTCAACTCTTGGCATTACTATTATCGCTCAGGTACGCACGCATtctatatgttttatttatttatttaactatttaaaaaatcatacataaattcAAATTGGGCCGGGTTGAGAAATATTGACATGTGCGAACGAACAGGCTATTATTGCAATGGGTGGCCCCTTCGTATGTTGAAAAAGTTGAAACATATACCAATTGTTGGCGTATGATTGCAAAAAAGTGAtattgtataatatatatatcataaactTTATAATAACACGATTAATTTACTGCATGCAGATGGGTGTGGCGTACAAAGTGACGGTGAATGATCTGGTGAAACCCCTTCGTCAACTGCTTCTGAATATCAGAACCAACAAAACTGATCCGTACTAGTGTATCaattattcattttctttttcaaacttTGAACATCTAA
Protein-coding sequences here:
- the LOC101501845 gene encoding transcription factor bHLH25-like, with the protein product MEDWWENWFSDLDMNGDNSSLKLNECEMNSCCNYKARATEGRKRVRSCWEIEDHVMAERKRRHEMAERLVALSSIIPGLKKIDKASVLGEAINYVKQLKGRIAILEQQSNNKSKRTKCTKSIISFTQSQYHPPNHNHNLDSNQVLPQIEAICIESEKEVLFIRIQCEKCKSILFTLLVILQNMHLSISSSSVLPFGKNTLNIAIIAKMGEEYKITGEELVKKLRQDLMELYEMQHHVIHASVSKEL
- the LOC101501528 gene encoding transcription factor bHLH25-like isoform X1, producing MDQSCQNSPLHLEVCDLENMAEQCQNSIDDDDEFLRNIFLQQPEEAKSSSESENQLQYLQLQNNNNRSEKRVHNSKMTTPRTFIISFDKSTIIPAATVEVEEEPNKRMERRSGSKLPNSPLSENKKSMDSKSKANQGGKKSRSDSQYLDHIIAERKRRLELTQKFIALSATIPGLKKTDKTTILGEAISYVKVLKERVRELEERNKMKTESTIILNKNDFCSNDTNLEDWCELLPDVKVRVLENEVLIEIHCEKQNGIEIKILDLLENNLHLLVTASSVLPFGNSTLGITIIAQMGVAYKVTVNDLVKPLRQLLLNIRTNKTDPY
- the LOC101501528 gene encoding transcription factor bHLH25-like isoform X2 codes for the protein MPKFPSSFVCDLENMAEQCQNSIDDDDEFLRNIFLQQPEEAKSSSESENQLQYLQLQNNNNRSEKRVHNSKMTTPRTFIISFDKSTIIPAATVEVEEEPNKRMERRSGSKLPNSPLSENKKSMDSKSKANQGGKKSRSDSQYLDHIIAERKRRLELTQKFIALSATIPGLKKTDKTTILGEAISYVKVLKERVRELEERNKMKTESTIILNKNDFCSNDTNLEDWCELLPDVKVRVLENEVLIEIHCEKQNGIEIKILDLLENNLHLLVTASSVLPFGNSTLGITIIAQMGVAYKVTVNDLVKPLRQLLLNIRTNKTDPY